Proteins from one Pontibacter korlensis genomic window:
- a CDS encoding LacI family DNA-binding transcriptional regulator encodes MDKEITIYDIARKLSISPTTVSRGLNNHPAVNKNTKQKIFDAANQMGYRSNTFASKLRKQRTNTIGVIVPRLDSSFQSSVMAGMEKVANEAGYNLIISQSLETADKEVANARTMFENRVDGLLVSLAYDTENIDHFEPFFSKGIPLLFYDRVPENKKCTSIVINNIQAAHNATSHLIEQGCKRIVHISGNLKINVYKDRLKGYKYALMDANIPIKEDYIIETSLSEQAGIDAAKQILQMNPRPDGIFVANDNCAVTCIKTLKQEGVRIPDDIAIVGFNNDSITRVIDPNLTSIDYPGYEMGEIAVRSLINYLDGVSDVSITNTITLDSELVVRESSLRKVNQPTVLSKG; translated from the coding sequence ATGGACAAGGAAATCACCATATATGACATAGCTAGGAAGCTTTCTATCTCACCTACCACGGTAAGTAGAGGATTGAATAATCACCCGGCAGTTAACAAGAATACAAAGCAGAAAATATTTGATGCTGCAAATCAGATGGGCTACCGCTCTAACACTTTCGCGAGCAAACTCAGGAAGCAGCGCACCAATACGATAGGAGTAATTGTGCCGCGCCTGGACAGCAGCTTCCAGTCTTCTGTGATGGCCGGCATGGAGAAAGTGGCCAACGAGGCCGGCTACAACCTGATCATCAGTCAATCTCTGGAAACAGCAGATAAAGAGGTGGCCAATGCCAGAACTATGTTTGAAAACAGAGTAGATGGGCTTTTGGTGTCGTTGGCGTACGACACTGAGAACATAGACCACTTCGAGCCATTCTTTAGCAAGGGCATTCCGCTACTGTTCTATGACAGGGTACCGGAAAACAAGAAGTGCACCAGCATTGTGATCAACAACATACAGGCAGCGCACAACGCAACATCTCACCTGATAGAACAAGGCTGTAAGAGGATAGTCCACATCAGTGGCAACCTGAAGATAAATGTTTACAAAGACAGGCTAAAAGGGTATAAGTACGCTTTAATGGATGCCAATATTCCCATTAAAGAAGACTATATCATAGAAACAAGCCTGAGTGAACAAGCAGGTATAGATGCGGCAAAACAAATACTGCAGATGAACCCACGCCCTGACGGCATTTTTGTGGCTAACGACAATTGCGCGGTAACCTGCATTAAAACGCTTAAGCAGGAAGGTGTGCGCATACCAGACGACATAGCTATAGTGGGCTTCAACAACGACTCCATTACCAGAGTAATCGACCCTAACCTCACCTCTATCGACTATCCTGGCTATGAAATGGGTGAAATAGCTGTAAGAAGCCTGATCAATTATTTGGATGGTGTATCTGATGTAAGTATAACGAATACAATTACCCTCGACTCTGAACTGGTAGTAAGAGAGTCTTCACTAAGAAAGGTAAACCAGCCAACCGTGCTTAGCAAGGGTTAA
- a CDS encoding alpha-glucuronidase family glycosyl hydrolase yields the protein MKKICTVFVLLMILLGSHAFAEDGYRLWQRYEQVQDASKLQAYRKAAGEIIIQGNSPTLKVAQQELEMGLNGLLGQAVPTTQQPTQQNILVAGTPSTSALIKELNLSDKLKAAGDEGYLLLTTTKNGRNYTVIAANTDIGVLYGSFHLLRLLQTEQDIAKLSLTSTPKIKHRVLNHWDNLDRTVERGYSGFSLWNWHLLPDYIDQRYIDYARANASIGINGTVLTNVNANALVLTPDYLKKVAALADAFRPYGLKVYLTARFSAPIEIGGLKTADPLDPQVQAWWKQKSDEIYGYVPDFGGFLVKANSEGQPGPQNYGRNHADGANMLADAVAAHGGIVMWRAFVYDDKEPDDRAKQAYNEFKPLDGQFRDNVLVQVKNGPIDFQPREPFHPMFGAMPKTPLMMEFQITQEYLGQGTTLAYLSPMYKETLESDTYAKGKGSTVAKDIDGTLYKHTLTGIAGVANIGTDRNWTGHQFGQANWYTFGRLAWDHTLSSEEIAEEWLRMTFTNNSQFIAPVKSMMLGSHETIVNYMTPLGLHHIMGWSHHYGPGPWIKDKHRADWTSVYYHRADEKGIGFDRTKTGSNAVSQYFPPVAKQFANLKTVPEKYLLWFHHVDWDYKVNSGRTLWNELCYRYSSGVDGVRQMQQTWDKVQGQVDEERFQHVKTFLAIQEKEAKWWRDACLLYFQTFSKRPIPQDLEKPAHTLEHYMSLDPKFVPGI from the coding sequence ATGAAAAAGATATGCACTGTTTTTGTGCTTCTGATGATTCTTTTGGGTAGTCATGCATTTGCTGAAGATGGTTACAGGCTATGGCAGCGGTATGAGCAGGTGCAGGATGCATCTAAACTGCAGGCATACAGGAAAGCAGCTGGTGAAATAATTATACAAGGCAACTCCCCTACCCTCAAGGTTGCTCAACAGGAGCTGGAAATGGGACTCAACGGCCTGCTAGGCCAGGCTGTACCGACAACGCAGCAACCAACACAGCAAAACATACTGGTAGCGGGCACACCTTCCACCTCTGCTCTTATAAAGGAGTTAAACCTATCAGATAAATTAAAAGCTGCTGGGGATGAAGGTTACCTGCTCCTGACTACTACAAAAAACGGCAGGAACTATACCGTAATAGCCGCCAACACAGATATTGGCGTGCTGTATGGCAGCTTTCATCTTCTGAGACTCCTGCAAACGGAACAGGACATCGCTAAGCTTTCGCTAACAAGCACTCCTAAAATCAAGCACCGCGTACTAAACCATTGGGACAACCTCGACAGAACAGTAGAGCGCGGATATTCTGGCTTTTCGCTTTGGAACTGGCACCTCCTGCCAGATTATATAGACCAGCGCTACATCGACTATGCCCGCGCAAATGCCTCCATCGGTATAAACGGCACGGTACTAACCAATGTAAATGCCAATGCACTTGTACTAACCCCGGACTACCTGAAAAAAGTAGCAGCACTGGCCGACGCTTTCCGACCTTACGGTTTGAAAGTATACCTGACTGCACGCTTCAGCGCTCCAATAGAAATAGGTGGATTAAAAACAGCTGACCCCTTGGATCCGCAGGTACAGGCCTGGTGGAAGCAAAAATCAGATGAAATCTACGGCTACGTACCTGACTTTGGAGGCTTTCTGGTAAAGGCAAACTCTGAGGGACAGCCAGGGCCACAGAACTACGGCCGCAACCATGCTGATGGGGCCAACATGCTGGCTGACGCTGTGGCTGCACATGGCGGCATCGTAATGTGGCGCGCCTTTGTGTACGACGACAAGGAACCAGATGACCGCGCCAAGCAGGCTTACAATGAGTTTAAACCACTAGATGGGCAGTTCCGAGACAATGTGCTGGTACAGGTAAAGAACGGCCCAATCGATTTTCAGCCACGCGAGCCTTTCCACCCGATGTTTGGAGCCATGCCTAAAACACCACTGATGATGGAGTTCCAGATTACGCAGGAGTATCTGGGCCAGGGCACTACCTTGGCTTACCTCTCTCCTATGTACAAAGAAACACTGGAGTCAGACACATACGCCAAGGGCAAAGGCTCTACGGTAGCTAAAGACATAGATGGCACCTTGTACAAACACACACTAACAGGTATAGCCGGGGTGGCGAACATAGGCACCGACCGCAACTGGACCGGCCATCAGTTTGGTCAGGCAAACTGGTACACGTTTGGGCGCCTTGCCTGGGACCATACGCTGTCATCAGAAGAGATTGCAGAGGAATGGCTAAGAATGACTTTTACCAACAACAGCCAATTTATAGCCCCAGTGAAAAGTATGATGTTAGGCTCCCATGAGACCATCGTCAACTACATGACTCCGCTTGGGCTGCACCATATCATGGGCTGGAGCCACCACTATGGTCCGGGTCCCTGGATCAAGGACAAGCACCGCGCCGACTGGACCTCCGTTTACTACCACCGTGCCGATGAGAAAGGCATAGGCTTCGACCGCACCAAAACCGGAAGTAATGCCGTGAGCCAGTACTTCCCTCCTGTTGCCAAGCAGTTCGCAAACCTGAAGACAGTGCCGGAGAAATACCTGCTATGGTTCCACCACGTGGATTGGGACTACAAGGTAAATTCTGGCAGAACCCTTTGGAATGAGCTATGCTACAGGTACAGCAGCGGCGTAGACGGAGTACGCCAGATGCAGCAGACTTGGGACAAGGTTCAGGGGCAGGTTGATGAGGAGCGTTTTCAGCATGTGAAAACCTTCCTGGCCATACAGGAAAAGGAAGCAAAATGGTGGCGCGATGCGTGTCTGCTATACTTCCAGACATTCTCCAAACGACCAATACCGCAGGATTTAGAAAAGCCAGCACATACGTTAGAGCACTACATGAGCCTGGACCCAAAGTTTGTTCCCGGCATATAG
- a CDS encoding SDR family NAD(P)-dependent oxidoreductase, which yields MNSDSNTATKTAIVTGGASGLGYAIAQKFVEENIRTIIIARNEQKLQEAKGKFGNLCSYIVFDLTNLPQIPELVTGIVEEYGKIDILVNNAGINLKKPFTEVTDEDFQKIMLTNVTAVFALSREVVKTMLPHGNGAIVNISSMAAQYGIPKVIAYSASKTAIEGMTRAMAVELSPLGIRVNCIAPGFIATDMSAKALDNDPERKNKVLSRTPMGKLGTPADIAEAVYYYASEGAKYVTGTVLPVDGGNSIGF from the coding sequence ATGAACTCAGATTCCAACACAGCAACTAAGACGGCCATTGTAACTGGTGGAGCATCAGGACTTGGCTATGCCATAGCTCAGAAATTTGTTGAAGAAAACATCCGCACCATCATTATCGCCAGGAACGAGCAAAAACTGCAGGAGGCCAAAGGAAAATTTGGCAACCTGTGCTCCTACATTGTTTTCGACCTGACAAACCTTCCACAAATACCAGAATTAGTGACTGGAATTGTAGAAGAGTATGGCAAAATTGATATCTTAGTGAATAACGCAGGCATTAATTTAAAGAAGCCTTTCACAGAAGTAACAGACGAAGACTTTCAAAAAATCATGCTTACGAACGTTACTGCTGTATTTGCTCTAAGCCGCGAAGTAGTGAAAACAATGCTACCACACGGGAACGGGGCCATTGTAAATATTAGCTCCATGGCTGCCCAGTATGGTATCCCGAAGGTTATTGCCTATTCAGCGTCCAAAACAGCGATAGAAGGCATGACAAGAGCCATGGCTGTAGAACTATCGCCACTTGGCATCAGGGTAAACTGTATAGCACCGGGCTTCATCGCTACCGATATGTCTGCCAAAGCATTGGATAATGACCCGGAGCGCAAGAACAAGGTGTTATCCCGCACTCCAATGGGTAAACTAGGAACTCCGGCCGATATAGCTGAGGCAGTATACTATTATGCCTCTGAAGGGGCTAAGTATGTTACAGGTACAGTACTGCCTGTAGACGGAGGAAATTCAATCGGCTTTTAA
- a CDS encoding endo-1,4-beta-xylanase, which translates to MKSYKVLLASFLALASVLASCTDSQQGTSETATAEQTAADSSTALKDVFQQDFYVGAALNFQQASGKDSGATAVIAKHFNTISPENLLKWGPVHPEPDKYNFGPADDYVKLGQQHDMFVVGHTLVWHNQTPDWVFEVGKDNPASKEVLLQRMEDHISTVAGRYKGKIHGWDVVNEALNDDGTLRESKWLKIAGEEYLERAYRLAQQVDPEAELYYNDYNMWKPAKRDGAIRLVRNLQEKGVKVDGIGMQGHWGLENPSIEQIEESIVAFSKLGKVMITELDIDVLPNPSNRNGADIDATFDFDEKYNVYTEGLPDSVQQKLTKRYADIFALFYKHRDKISRVTFWGVTDANSWLNDWPIKGRTSYPLLFDRNYQPKPALEAVLNSKPKTSSTQ; encoded by the coding sequence ATGAAATCATATAAGGTATTACTCGCTTCCTTTCTTGCACTTGCTTCTGTGCTAGCCTCTTGCACAGATTCACAGCAAGGCACCTCAGAAACTGCAACGGCAGAGCAGACTGCTGCAGACTCGTCTACAGCCCTGAAAGATGTCTTTCAGCAGGATTTCTATGTTGGGGCCGCACTTAACTTTCAGCAGGCTAGCGGCAAAGACAGTGGCGCTACTGCTGTCATCGCAAAGCACTTCAATACCATCAGCCCGGAGAACCTTCTGAAATGGGGTCCGGTACACCCTGAGCCCGACAAGTATAACTTTGGCCCTGCTGATGACTACGTTAAGCTGGGGCAGCAGCACGATATGTTTGTGGTAGGCCATACACTGGTTTGGCACAACCAGACGCCCGACTGGGTTTTTGAAGTCGGGAAAGACAATCCAGCCAGCAAAGAAGTACTGCTACAGCGCATGGAGGACCACATCAGTACAGTAGCCGGCCGGTACAAAGGCAAGATACATGGCTGGGATGTGGTAAACGAGGCCCTGAACGACGACGGCACATTACGGGAGTCTAAATGGCTAAAGATAGCTGGCGAGGAGTACCTGGAACGGGCTTACAGATTGGCTCAGCAAGTAGACCCGGAAGCTGAGCTATACTATAATGACTACAACATGTGGAAGCCAGCCAAGCGCGACGGTGCTATCCGATTGGTGCGCAATCTGCAGGAAAAAGGTGTGAAAGTGGATGGCATAGGTATGCAGGGCCACTGGGGCTTAGAGAACCCAAGCATTGAGCAGATAGAGGAAAGTATAGTGGCCTTTTCTAAGTTGGGTAAAGTCATGATTACAGAACTGGACATTGACGTATTGCCAAACCCAAGCAACCGCAACGGAGCCGACATCGACGCTACCTTCGACTTCGACGAGAAGTATAACGTGTACACCGAGGGGCTTCCAGACTCAGTACAGCAGAAACTGACGAAGCGTTATGCCGATATTTTTGCCTTATTCTACAAGCATCGCGACAAAATCAGCCGTGTTACCTTCTGGGGTGTTACAGATGCTAATTCCTGGCTAAACGACTGGCCGATTAAAGGCCGCACCAGCTATCCGCTTTTGTTCGATCGCAATTACCAGCCTAAGCCTGCGCTTGAAGCGGTGCTTAATTCTAAACCGAAAACTTCATCTACCCAATAA
- a CDS encoding xylulokinase has product MLLLGIDVGTSSIKVSVVDAQTQECLASAQYPDEESDIISPKPGWAEQSPEMWWEHAKAAIVKANATGKYNPKDIGAIGIAYQMHGLVVVDKVQQTLRNSIIWCDSRAVEIGNKAFKTIGEEKSLSRLLNSPGNFTASKLSWVKANEPELYYNIDKIMLPGDFVAMKLTGSITTSVSALSEGVFWDFQDDQLSQDVLQYYKFEKSLFPEINPVFSEHGTVKKDVADELSLKEGIPVTYKSGDQPNNALSLNVLKPGEVAATAGTSGVIYGVSDKLIYDPQSRVNTFAHVNYGEQQKRLGVLLCINGTGSLNRWIKTIAGTGIGYSEMNDMAAKVSIGSNGLRVIPFGNGAERMLNNKIVGTHFHNIDLNLHSKAHMFRATQEGIAFAFRYGLDIMRESGMNPSIIRAGKANLFLSNTFTEAFVNATHVPVELYQNDGSVGAAIGAGIGVKAFKSEEEAFTNSKKLQVIEPKSIDKYEPVYQEWKELLEQHLQQK; this is encoded by the coding sequence ATGCTCTTATTAGGTATAGACGTAGGAACGTCTTCCATTAAAGTATCCGTAGTTGATGCCCAAACACAGGAGTGTCTTGCCTCAGCTCAATATCCTGACGAGGAGTCTGACATCATCTCTCCTAAACCAGGTTGGGCAGAGCAATCGCCTGAGATGTGGTGGGAACATGCCAAGGCAGCTATAGTTAAGGCCAACGCCACCGGTAAGTATAACCCAAAAGACATTGGTGCCATAGGTATTGCTTACCAGATGCACGGACTTGTGGTGGTGGATAAAGTACAGCAGACACTCCGCAACTCCATTATCTGGTGCGATAGCCGTGCTGTGGAAATCGGCAACAAGGCTTTTAAAACCATTGGCGAAGAGAAAAGCCTGTCACGCCTGCTCAATTCACCAGGCAACTTCACAGCTTCTAAGCTCTCGTGGGTAAAGGCTAATGAGCCAGAGCTATACTACAACATCGATAAAATCATGCTGCCTGGCGATTTTGTGGCCATGAAGCTAACCGGCAGTATCACGACTAGTGTTTCCGCACTGTCAGAGGGTGTGTTCTGGGATTTCCAGGACGACCAATTGTCGCAGGATGTACTGCAGTATTATAAGTTCGAGAAGTCGCTCTTCCCGGAGATCAACCCGGTGTTCTCAGAACATGGCACCGTTAAGAAAGACGTAGCCGATGAATTGAGCCTGAAAGAAGGCATTCCGGTTACCTATAAATCTGGCGACCAGCCAAACAACGCGCTCTCGCTAAACGTGCTGAAGCCTGGTGAGGTGGCTGCCACAGCTGGCACATCCGGAGTGATTTATGGCGTAAGCGATAAGCTGATCTATGACCCACAGTCGCGCGTGAACACGTTTGCCCACGTAAATTATGGTGAGCAGCAAAAACGATTAGGTGTACTCCTTTGCATCAACGGCACCGGCAGTCTTAACCGCTGGATCAAAACCATTGCTGGCACTGGCATCGGCTACTCCGAAATGAACGACATGGCCGCTAAGGTTAGTATAGGTAGCAATGGTCTGCGTGTGATTCCTTTTGGCAACGGCGCTGAGCGCATGTTAAATAACAAGATCGTTGGAACGCACTTCCACAACATCGACCTGAACCTGCACAGCAAAGCTCATATGTTTAGAGCAACACAGGAGGGTATTGCATTTGCCTTCCGTTACGGCCTGGACATTATGCGCGAGAGCGGCATGAACCCAAGCATTATCCGGGCTGGCAAGGCAAACCTGTTCCTAAGCAACACCTTTACAGAAGCCTTTGTAAACGCTACGCATGTACCTGTAGAGCTCTACCAGAACGATGGTAGCGTGGGTGCTGCCATTGGCGCAGGTATAGGTGTAAAGGCCTTTAAATCCGAGGAAGAAGCCTTCACGAACAGCAAAAAGCTACAGGTAATAGAGCCTAAATCCATCGACAAGTATGAGCCGGTTTACCAGGAATGGAAAGAACTGCTTGAACAACACTTACAACAAAAATAA
- the xylA gene encoding xylose isomerase, producing MANNTLTQTEYFKGIDQIKYEGPESDNPLAYRWYDENRVVAGKTLKDHLRFAVAYWHSFNADGSDPFGGPTLKFAWNEKADPIERAKDKMDAAFEFITKIGMPYYCFHDVDVVDFTNDVAENERRMQTMVEYAQQKQKETGVKLLWGTANVFSHSRYMNGASTNPDFHVLTHAAAQVKGALDATIALNGENYVFWGGREGYMTLLNTNMKREQEHFAKFLHTAKDYARKQGFKGTFFIEPKPMEPTKHQYDYDAATVIGFLRQYDLLDDFKLNIEVNHATLAGHTFQHELQVAADAGLLGSIDANRGDYQNGWDTDQFPNNINELTEAMLVFLEAGGVQGGGINFDAKIRRNSTDPADLFYAHIGGADIFARALITADNILQNSDYRKIREERYASFDSGKGKDFEEGKLSLEDLRNYAAENGEPEVRSGRQEYLENLINRYI from the coding sequence ATGGCAAATAACACACTAACACAAACCGAGTATTTTAAAGGTATCGATCAAATTAAGTATGAAGGGCCGGAGTCAGACAACCCACTAGCGTACCGTTGGTATGATGAAAACCGCGTGGTTGCTGGCAAAACCCTGAAAGACCACCTGCGCTTTGCAGTAGCTTACTGGCACTCTTTTAATGCTGATGGCTCTGATCCATTTGGTGGCCCAACGCTTAAATTCGCCTGGAATGAGAAAGCTGATCCTATCGAAAGAGCTAAAGATAAAATGGATGCGGCTTTCGAATTCATTACTAAAATCGGCATGCCATACTACTGCTTCCACGATGTGGACGTGGTTGACTTTACCAACGATGTAGCTGAAAACGAAAGACGTATGCAGACCATGGTGGAGTATGCCCAGCAGAAGCAGAAAGAAACAGGCGTTAAGCTGCTTTGGGGTACTGCCAACGTGTTCTCGCACAGCCGCTACATGAACGGCGCCTCTACTAACCCAGACTTCCATGTGCTGACACATGCTGCTGCTCAGGTAAAAGGCGCTTTGGATGCTACTATTGCTCTAAACGGTGAGAACTACGTATTCTGGGGTGGCCGTGAGGGTTATATGACCCTGCTGAACACGAACATGAAGCGCGAGCAGGAGCACTTCGCTAAGTTCCTGCACACTGCAAAAGACTACGCCCGCAAGCAAGGCTTCAAAGGCACCTTCTTTATCGAGCCAAAGCCAATGGAGCCTACTAAGCACCAGTACGATTACGATGCAGCTACTGTAATCGGCTTCCTGCGTCAGTATGACCTGCTGGATGACTTCAAGCTGAACATTGAGGTAAACCATGCTACCCTGGCTGGCCATACTTTCCAGCACGAACTACAGGTAGCTGCCGATGCTGGTTTATTAGGATCTATCGATGCGAACCGTGGTGACTACCAGAACGGCTGGGATACTGACCAGTTCCCGAACAACATCAACGAGCTGACAGAAGCAATGCTGGTGTTCCTGGAGGCTGGCGGTGTACAAGGCGGCGGAATTAACTTCGACGCTAAGATCAGAAGAAACTCTACCGACCCTGCCGACCTGTTCTACGCACACATCGGTGGTGCCGACATCTTTGCCAGAGCCCTGATCACAGCAGACAACATCCTACAAAACTCTGACTACAGAAAGATCCGCGAAGAGCGTTACGCCTCTTTCGACAGTGGTAAAGGCAAAGACTTTGAGGAAGGCAAACTGAGCCTGGAAGACCTGCGCAACTATGCCGCAGAAAACGGTGAGCCAGAAGTAAGAAGCGGACGCCAGGAGTACCTGGAGAACCTGATTAACCGCTATATCTAA
- the xylE gene encoding D-xylose transporter XylE: MIKNEQATAGQNLPYIAGITLIATLGGLLFGYDTAVISGAERSVQNYLIDSQGLSTWVHGATISSALIGCIIGGAISGMFASGIGRKKTLIVAATLFFLSALGSGYPEFLFFDGEEPSMGLLYMFNFYRVIGGIGVGLASAVCPVYIGEIAPANLRGRLVSLNQFAIIFGMLVVYFVNWGIASGQPIEWINEVGWRRMFLSEAIPAGLFGILLFFVPETPRYLSMAGRDEEAMKILTKVNGPETARKILADIKNTVEHHSGKLFSYGATVIVIGILLSVFQQFVGINVALYYAPRIFESMGAGKDASMLQTVVMGIVNVIFTVVAILTVDKWGRKPLLMVGSIGMAIGMFAIAGLSYYEVIGISTLVFIIIYTASFMMSWGPICWVLISEIFPNKIRGKAVAVAVAAQWAANYFISSTYPSMMEFSGAFTYGFYGVMSALSFLFVWKMVPETKGKSLEEMEALWTGKSGVVAEDKAMLAGRSKV; this comes from the coding sequence ATGATTAAGAACGAACAAGCAACGGCGGGGCAAAACCTTCCCTACATCGCCGGGATCACGTTGATTGCCACATTGGGAGGGTTACTTTTCGGGTACGACACGGCCGTTATATCTGGCGCAGAAAGATCTGTACAGAATTATCTGATAGACAGCCAGGGTCTTAGTACCTGGGTACACGGAGCCACCATCTCCAGCGCCTTGATCGGGTGTATTATAGGTGGTGCTATTTCAGGAATGTTTGCATCAGGAATTGGCCGTAAGAAAACTCTTATCGTTGCCGCGACACTGTTTTTCCTGTCCGCCTTGGGTTCTGGTTACCCTGAGTTCTTGTTCTTTGACGGAGAAGAGCCTAGCATGGGCTTGCTCTACATGTTCAACTTTTACAGGGTAATAGGTGGTATAGGGGTAGGTTTGGCATCCGCCGTTTGCCCGGTATACATCGGAGAGATTGCCCCGGCAAACCTGCGTGGCCGACTGGTATCACTTAACCAGTTTGCCATCATCTTTGGTATGCTGGTGGTATACTTCGTTAACTGGGGTATTGCCAGTGGGCAACCGATTGAGTGGATAAACGAAGTGGGCTGGAGAAGAATGTTCCTCTCGGAGGCCATCCCAGCAGGCTTGTTCGGTATTCTGTTGTTCTTCGTACCTGAAACGCCACGCTACTTAAGTATGGCTGGCAGAGACGAAGAAGCGATGAAGATTCTGACGAAGGTAAACGGACCTGAAACTGCCAGAAAGATACTCGCTGACATCAAGAATACTGTTGAGCACCACTCAGGCAAGCTATTCTCTTATGGTGCCACTGTAATTGTAATCGGTATCCTGCTGTCTGTTTTCCAGCAGTTTGTGGGTATTAACGTGGCACTTTACTATGCACCAAGAATTTTTGAAAGTATGGGTGCCGGTAAAGACGCCTCTATGCTGCAGACAGTGGTGATGGGTATAGTGAACGTGATCTTTACAGTAGTTGCTATACTTACAGTAGATAAGTGGGGAAGAAAGCCACTGTTGATGGTTGGCTCTATTGGTATGGCCATTGGTATGTTTGCCATCGCAGGTCTCTCCTACTACGAAGTTATTGGCATCAGCACACTGGTGTTCATCATCATCTACACTGCCTCTTTCATGATGTCATGGGGTCCTATCTGCTGGGTACTGATCTCAGAGATATTCCCTAACAAGATTAGAGGTAAGGCCGTAGCCGTAGCCGTAGCAGCGCAGTGGGCAGCCAACTACTTCATCTCTTCTACTTACCCATCTATGATGGAGTTCAGCGGTGCCTTTACTTATGGCTTCTATGGTGTGATGAGTGCACTATCGTTCCTGTTTGTATGGAAAATGGTGCCTGAAACCAAAGGTAAGTCACTCGAGGAAATGGAAGCCCTTTGGACAGGAAAGTCAGGAGTTGTGGCAGAAGATAAGGCCATGCTTGCCGGCAGGTCCAAAGTATAA